The Prionailurus bengalensis isolate Pbe53 chromosome E2, Fcat_Pben_1.1_paternal_pri, whole genome shotgun sequence region GCCAATGGCACGGTTGTTGCCATGGCAGGTGCGGACTGCCAAGCTCAGCTCAGCCGGCCCCGCCCGCCGGGGCTCCGCCGACCGGGGCGGGCCtccagggtggggggcgggacgCCTGGGTCCCCAGGGGCGGGTGGCTGCGCGGGGAGGGGCCGGCGGGGCGAGGGTtaacccacccctcccccgtcCACCTGCTTTCCCCTTCCCCCGCGTGCCCCGGGCTGACCCTcgttccctcttctccccacccccggcggcggcggctgctgctgTTGTCACCCACCGGGCCGCCTGTCCCGCTTGCCCTCCCCGCCGCGGGGCTTGCCGGGCCGGCCGGGCCGGGACAGGCGGCCGTCTCCTCTCTGCCACCGCCGCCGCCATGCTGGCTGCTCGCCCACCCCACTGGGGGCCCCACCGCGCCCCAGCCCCCCGTGGGCCCCGCGCCAGCCCTGACCCGGGTAGGGGGTGGGTGCTTGGAGAGAAGGTCCTGCCGTGGGAGGGCCCCGGGGAAGAGGTTGTTTCTCGGGCGAGGGGCGGGGGAGCtccaagagagaggagggatcGTGGAGTGGCAAGGCTTGGCATAGAAGAAAGGGAGTGCCATGGGAGAAGGCCTGTGGGGAGAGGATTTTGGTGTGACAGGTACTCTGTGAGGGGAGAACTCTATGTGATATTTGGGGAATTTGGTTCTGGGGGCCTTCTAGGAATTGGCACAGTTGTGTATTGACCCTGGTGTAGAGAAGAGTAACTGGAGAAAGGGCCCTGGTAGAAATCTtggatgggaggaggaggggaagatcCAGTGTAGGGGAAAGAAGGGCGAGGGAAGAGAAGCCTCCTTGCTCCCATCAGGGAAAGTGAGCCTTGCTTCTGAGGGGGACCATGAAGTAATACAGAGAAGAGCCCCGATGTGCCACGGGAGCAACTACCTGGAGCAGTGGTCCCTGGTGTGGGAGGAAATGTTATAGGGAAGAGGTCTTGGCATGATACGGGGTGGgtcccctggggggtgggggctggtggaTGGGAATGCCATGGGGTGGGACTCTGTTGTATGGAGATAACCCTATAGAACAGGTTAATCTTGGTGTGGTCCCCAGGACCCTGATGTGGTTTTAGGGGCCTGCAGAGGACTCTGTCGTGGGTTTGGAGGGGGCCCAGAGTTGTCTCATGTGGTTTGGGGGGATCCTAGAGCTCTCTGGATTGAGGGATCTACTGGGAAGGGTAGATCTTGAAGTGGAGGGACCTTGCTGTGATACGAGGAGATCCTGATGATCAGGGAAGGCTGCAGGAGGGCAAGATCTTGTGTGAGGGGGCGTCGGGGAGGGCCATAAGTAGAAATGGGAAGCGAACAGTGAATCCTACTCTCTATACTGTCTGTggtttctatctttttcttttcctccccccaATTATTGgtgtctttctgttctttcttgtcATGGTCTATATCCCTGCCTGGATTGCAATCATTCCCTTTCACGTGTTCCCCTCTTTGTGCCACCTACTTCATTTATTTGGTAATCATCTGCTGAGGGACTCCGCTgtgctcccacccccaccacttctctctgtcccttctcatTACCACCTGttgctctttttctcctctccctgtgccctgcCTTCTTTCTGATGTCTACCTCTTTCCTGCTTCGTACTGTCCCATACATCCCCTTGTTCCATGTTgttcccctgcctcctgcctgctcTCAGGTCTCAGCGGCGGTGGCAGCCGAGGTGCAGGATGCGAGAAGGCGCCCCCCGGCCGGGCTCCCGCTCCAGGCCTCGCTCCCCTGCGGCCCTCTGAGCCCACCATGGCCGTCCCACCAGGCCATGGTCCCTTCTCTGGCTTCCCAGGGCCCCAGGAGCACACGCAGGTATGCTTTCAGCTGGCTCCTTACCTGCCTGGGGTagggggaggctggggacagaAGGGTCTGGGGGGTGAAAGATAGTTTGGTTGCCCAAAACGGTTTCCTTGGGGCATGAAGGGTCCATCTGGAGTGGAAAATAATAGAGGAGTTGCTGGCAGAATCTGTTTAgagagcctgggttcaaatcctgacatGGTGGTTAAATTACTTAGGTTCTCCCTGCTTCAGTTTTCTAgaattctgtaaaatggagccagtaatgatacctacctcacagggttgttgtgagaattaaacaagttaatgaaatgcacataaaatgctgagaacagtgcctggcacgttgaaaacactcaataaatgttcactaaGGAAAAAAGTTCCAGAGTgaaagatgggggagggaggtggggtgaAAGTGGGTGAAGGTTGAACCCAAAGGATCCTGGACCCAGCAGCACCTTAGGGTGCAGAGTAGAGACATTCAGGGGTAGAGACTGTTTAAGGCTCTGAAATGTGGAGCTTGCAGTGGGACGGAGTAGAAGATCAAGGGTGCTGGATCCTGAAACACTGGGCAAAAATGGTGCAGAGTTGGGGGTGAGGGATGAGAAGACTCAACGGGACAAGGGTAAGGCAAGAAGTGAGCCCTCAAGATGGGACACCCAGAATGGAGGGTCTCTTGGACGGAGGGTCTGCAAAGGGCAGAGCCCATGTTTTCTGTCTGGTCTCTCCCACTGAGGTTCGGAAAGGAGTAAAGGTGTGGGATGGAAAGTGAGGGGTAAACAGTTCCCCATTCATTCACTCGGCAAATCTCTAATGACTGTCCGCTATGTGCCAGGTCCTGCTCCTGGCACCGGAAATGCAGCAAGAACCAGAGAGTCTCTGCCCTTGGGGAATTTCTATCCTAGTGGGGTTGTCACATGATGACCGAGTAACTATGTGCGTGTGTAACCACGATGACCCAGCCACCCATACAGCTCTCcctctggaggtcagaagtgcACGCCTGTCCTCAGTGCCCACCCCTCGCCCTGCCCTGCAGGTATTGCCTGATGTGCGGCTGTTGCCACGGAGGCTGCCCTTGGCCTTTCGGGATGCGACCTCAGCCCCGCTGCGCAAGCTCTCCGTGGACCTCATTAAGACCTACAAGCACATCAATGAGGTGGGCGGGGGCCCGGCTGGGTGCTGAGGGGTCCTGGCTGCCAGCACAGGTCACTCAGCAGTCCTTATCTGCTGGCCGGCTGGGCAGGTATACTATGCGAAGAAGAAGCGGCGGGCCCAGCAGGCGCCACCTCAGGACTCGAGCaccaagaaggagaaaaaggtcCTGAACCATGGTTATGACGATGACAACCACGACTACATTGTGCGCAGTGGCGAGCGCTGGCTGGAGCGCTACGAGATTGACTCACTCATTGGCAAAGGCTCCTTTGGCCAGGTGTGGGACGCACACCCTGACCCAGGGATTGGGGGGTGTGGGCACCCACTGGTATTGACACACAGAAAAGTGGTGCTTTGTTCTGtcccccatcccccttcccatcccctcctccccatcccccacccccattcctcaCTTTGTGACATGTCCTGCCCTGGCAGGTGGTGAAAGCCTATGATCATCAGACCCAGGAGCTGGTGGCCATCAAGATCATCAAGAACAAAAAGGCCTTCCTGAACCAGGCCCAGATTGAGCTGCGGCTGCTGGAGCTGATGAACCAGCACGACACAGAGATGAAGTACTACATAGGTGAGGCCTGGGGCAGCCATACACCCAGTACAGGATGGGGCTAGTGTCTTCAGGGCAGGCTCTGGTCTGTAATTCCCTGACATCAGTGATTCTCTTGCCACCTTCATGATTTCTGACCTATTCCCAGCATAGTGCTGACCAGAATTTATTGGGTGCTCACCAAGGGTCAGGCTTGTTGCAAGCACACGTTGAATCAACTGGTTTCAGTATGACTACAGCCCTGGGGGGAAGGGGCATCATGGCCCACAGCTTGGAGTAGAAAAGGAAGTATTCGGGCGCTATCACTTGCCAAAGGCCACCGAGTTTGTACTCAGTGGAGCTATAATGTCACCAGGCAGTGGACTCCAGGGCCTTTACTCCTGACGTCTGTGTcagtctttttcctctttcccacacTGATTCCTCTTAGAAAAAGCAAGAGTAGATTAGAGAGTGTGTTTCTTGAAATACATATGGTTACAGTAAATGGAAAGCGAGTGTCCTCtgccacaaaaataaacagaactgaGACTAAAACAACGTTACAAAATTAAGGAAACGGCGAAGGGTATTAAAGACCCATCAGCACCAAAGAGAAACGTTCTCTTTCATTTATCAGGAAGTTGGAGAgagacttgaaaaaaatgaacttctctTAATCAAGAAAATCTTTTTCTTGACGTGAATCAAGTTACAGACCGAATGAAAACACCCTGACCAGCAGCTGCCTCCCGTGGGCACACCACTATCTGTCCGGTGCTCACACGGCAGAGTCACAGATCTGCTTGTGGCCTCTCTCCCTATTACCGTGTGTCCCTGGCTGCCACTGGCCCTCTCTGAGGCTCCGCTTCACCAGCGGCCcatttctgcctccttccccgCAGTGCACCTGAAGCGGCACTTCATGTTTCGGAACCACCTGTGCCTGGTGTTCGAGCTGCTTTCCTACAACCTGTACGACCTCCTGCGCAACACGCACTTCCGCGGAGTCTCGTTGAACCTGACGCGGAAGCTGGCGCAGCAGCTCTGCACAGCGCTGCTCTTCCTGGCCACGCCTGAGCTCAGCATCATTCACTGCGACCTCAAGCCCGAGAACATCCTGCTCTGCAATCCCAAGCGTAGCGCCATCAAGATCGTGGACTTCGGCAGCTCCTGCCAGCTTGGCCAGCGGGTGCGGCGCGGCACGGCCCGCCCCGGGGGCGGGGCTCGCGGCGTGGgtgtggcaggggcgggggcaccAGTGGCTGGAGCCCGAGGGGCGGAGCTAGGCTGGGATGGGGTTGCAGGGCCCAGCCTGAAGTGGCCTGGCGGGTGCCTGAAGGGTAGTATGGGGATGAGGTGTTGGCGGTATGCagtgtaagggggggggggggggggtggttggatGGGGGGGTAAAAAAGTGCCACAGGATGTAGTTCCCAGTAGGAAACGAAGCGTGAGGCCTGAGGAGGCAGGGCCAGTGTTGAGGCTGCCAGATGTGGGCAGAGTGAAGTTGGGTTGGCTTTGAGCTTGGAGTGATGCTTTGCTAAGTTGTTTGCCCTGTGCCCTTAAGAGGGGACCGGTGCTTTAGTTTTACAGCTTCGTGTGAGCAGACATTTGAGATGGCTTGGAAAGGGTCTGGACTGCGGGGGTGGGAAGGGCCTGGGCTTGCAGACTGCCAGCCTCTGATGATCAGGGTCAGGCTTTGGGATGGAGATCAGGGTGAGACTAGGTCAGCAGAGACTTCTGAGGCTGGTGAATAAGATGATGGTAGTGGCTCCTGGAAAGCAGGGGTGCTGGTAACATCCAAGTTTGGAACCTCCGTCCCGGTTTTGGTGAAAGGAAGCTTGTCTCAGCTTTGGGTATGGCCATGGCACCACTAGGGGAGGCTGGGACCTCTGACCGCTGCCTTCTTCCCTGCTCCGCCCCCCAGATCTACCAGTACATCCAGAGCCGCTTCTATCGGTCGCCTGAGGTGCTTCTGGGCACACCCTACGACCTGGCCATTGATATGTGGTCCCTGGGCTGCATCCTGGTGGAGATGCACACTGGAGAGCCCCTCTTCAGTGGCTCCAATGAGGTGTGCTCCCGAGGAGGGGGTGTGCTGGAGGGGACAGAGGCCTGGTTGGCCTGATGACCCTGACTGCCCACCTGACTGCTCCACAGGTGGACCAGATGAACCGGATTGTGGAGGTGCTGGGCATCCCACCAGCCCCCATGCTGGACCAGGCACCCAAGGCTCGCAAGTACTTTGAACGGCTGCCTGGGGGTGGCTGGACCCTACGAAGGACAAAGGAACTCAGGAAGGTGCGGCCCCTGCCCCACGCCGCTCCTCCCACCCTGGTGGCCCCTCACTCTCTCACACTTGgggcttcctctctccctgcttcctctcccttgtgtctttcccttccttcctctcccccttgtCTGTCCTCTCCTTCGtcccagcccaccccccctcccccgtctctcCTACCCACCCCACAACTCTTCTTAGCTTCTCtccttccactttctctcttgtgcctctgtttccccgtgtgtgtctccctgcccctcctgcccactgACGGCCACTCTcttgccccccctcccaccccctccctgccaggaTTACCAGGGCCCCGGGACACGGCGGCTGCAGGAGGTGCTGGGCGTGCAGACGGGCGGGCCCGGGGGCCGGCGGGCGGGGGAGCCGGGCCACAGCCCCGCCGACTACCTCCGCTTCCAGGACCTGGTGCTGCGCATGCTGGAGTATGAGCCCGCCGCCCGCATCAGCCCACTGGGGGCTCTGCAGCACGGCTTCTTCCGCCGCACGGCTGATGAGGCCACCAACACGGGCCCGGCAGGCAGCAGTGCCTCCACCTCGCCCGCACCCCTTGatacctgcccctcctccagcacCGCCAGCTCCATCTCCAGCTCTGGTGGGTGCCCAGTGCCAGGTGGGCTAGAACAGGAGGGTGGGCAACATGGGTTTGGCCTGACCTGGGGGACCTTGCCACTGGGCCTTCATCTAGAGCTTTGAAATTGTGGGATCCTGGACTCCGGAACGGGTGGGGCAAGAGAGCTCTGCCTGGCTGTGACCTGATCTCTGAAATTGCGCTTGGGCTCACACCTCTGAAACTGCTTCTGACTCTGAAAGCCAAAACTGAGCTCTGATCCTTAATCTCAGAATTGGGCCCATCCTTCAGATAGGCTCTGATCCCAAAGCCCAGGCGTGGGCCTGAGTCGCCAGCCAGACTCAGCCACCCGAAAACCCAGCCACCACCTCTCCTCACCCTAAGGCTTCTCCTCATTTCCTCCCCTGGCACTTCCAGGAGGCTCCAGCGGCTCCTCCAGTGACAACCGGACCTACCGATACAGCAACCGATATTGTGGGGGCCCCGGGCCCCCCATCACTGACTGTGAGATGAACAGCCCCCAGGTACTGGGGCCTTGGGGACCTGGGAGGTGGACAGTGGGTTATCTGGGCTTCAGGACCTGGGTCTCCATCACCCACTATTCCTCTGCTCCTTTAGGTCCCACCCTCCCAGCCGCTGCGCCCCTGGGCAGGGGGTGATGTGCCCCACAAGACACATCAGGCCCCTGCCTCCGCCTCGTCACTGCCAGGGGCCGGGGCCCAGTTACCCCCTCAACCCCGATGCCTTGGCCGTCCCCCATCACCaacctcaccaccacccccggAGCTGATGGATGTGAGCCTGGTGGGCGGCCCTCCGGACTGCTCCCCACCTCACCCGGCGCCTGCCCCCCAGCACCCGGCTGCCTCAGCCCTCCGGACTCGGATGACAGGAGGTCgtccacccctcccaccccccgatGACCCTGCCACTCTGGGGCCTCGCTTGGGCCTCCGTGGTGTACCCCAGAGCACGGCAGCCAGCTCAtgacccagccccctccctggggcccctcctgaagccaTACCCCCCATCTGGGGGCCCTGGGCTCCCATCCTCATCTCTCCCCTTGACTGGAATTGCTGCTACCCAGCTGGGGTGGGTGAGGCCTGCACTGattggggcctggggcagggggtcaAGGAGAGGGGTTTAGGCGCACCCTCCTCACTAAGGACTGGACCCttggccccctctcccccccccccttgttttctatttattgtacCAAAGACAGTGGTGGTCCGGTGTCGGGGGGAGACCCCCTTCACCCTAGGGCCctaggagggggtgggggcaggtaggGGGAGATGGCCTTGCTCCTCCTTGCTGTACCCCCCAGTAAAGAGCTTTCTCACATGCCTGCCTGAGAGTTTGCAAGGCCTCGGCTCCCCTCACCTGGCCCTCAGAGGCATGGTGGGGAACGGTGTTTGGGAGGGGGTGCCAGAAAAGCTCTGTCATGAGGGATGCATCCCTGGGGAAGTTATGGCTATTGGCGCAGACACGGGGCTGCAGGAAGTCTGGGGCTACGGAATCCTAGACAAGAGATCCTGGATAGGATCCTAGCCCATGTTTGTCTTTTCCGTGGTAAACACAGACCCTGAACGAGTACACGCCCAGCTGTGGCCTGTCTCTGGGAAACATCAGGATCTGCCCTAATAAGCCAGGGCTTCCACAGAGTCTGCACAGGAGTGGCTCCTTATGCCAGGCAGGCATCTAGTAGGTGCCGAATGCTTGCAGCAGGCCTTATTAATGCCATCTGGGGAATGGCAGGCAGGCAGTGTAAAGTACAgactctaccccacccccacccccatgtctgGTCTTACCCTTTGGAACCGTGACGGAGCAAAGCATTTTGAGATTCTCTGGCAGAAAGATATGCCCGGGGTTTCAGGTAAGTGGGTCTGTTTCCATAGCAATTTGGAAACTTAAGTCTCCCAACCGGCCAGTCAAGAGCCTCCTGATTCAAAGGTACCTACCGTCTCCCGCCATTGGGGCGCGGCGCTTCCTGGGAAATGGAGTTATACGTTGCAATCCCTGTTGCCGCTTTTCGTCAGGGGACTACAAAGACCAGAATTCTTTTCGCTCACGAGTTAGGGCCGGTCTCACGCAGCCAATCGGTAGTCAGAGGTGGACGGGGCCCGGATGCTTGAGGCGGGctgtagaaaaggaaaaagccGTGATTGGGTGGCGTTGGTCAGGCTGTTCGCCGGTGTTGAGTTCTGTCAGGCGTGCGGGAGGTGGGCCACTGTGCTGCTCCCCGAGACTGAGCAGGTTAGGCGTCCGCGGtcacagagcaggagggaggcgCTGAGGCCTGAAGCGGCCCCATCGCACAGAGCATCACCAGCCGCGGTGTCTGGCCCAGCTCACAGGAAGCCCCGGTCGGTAGGAGAGAAGCGTGGACGCCGTTACGGACCTGCGGGTGTTCGGGAGGGGGCGCAGTGTGGAACGCTGAGGGGACCCCAGACGAGGCACGGGTAGGGAACAttcccggaggaggaggaggaggagctgttTGAGCTGAGACCCGAAGACCGGATGTTTGGGGTGGCGGTGGTGCGGTGGTTTGCGCACAGGCAGCGACAAACAGCCTGTTGTGTGAATATGAACTGCGGGTGATGTGGTGTTGGAGAGCTAATTGAAAGTTCTGTATGAATTTGATCGTGGAAGATTTTGTTGGCCTGATTAGGTAGCTTGAATTTTGTCCTAAAGACATTGAGGAGCCACGAGAGGATTTCTAGAAGGGAAGGGGCATGGCCCAGTTTGCTGCCATCTAGGAATAGATTGATGGGAACGAGACTAGGGTCTGGGAGCCCAGGGTGGTGGTTGTGGCACGTTCCGAGGCAAGAGATGTTGGGGATGAACCAGGGCAGGAGTCTTGGCTGGGAGGGGAAAAAGGATGTTGGTGGGAGAGACGTCCAGAAGGCTGAGTTGACAGAATGTATGGCTTTACGGGCTGCGTGGAAGGGGGAGGCGGAGATGGGCGGGAAAGGGGTATCTCCAGCAGGtagaacagtatctggcataTTATAGAtgcttaataagaaaaaaattttttaatggatagTTCTAGGAGGCAGAGACTATTATGATCTCCATTTTGCAAACAAGGATGCTGAGCACAGAGAAGGTTAAGTAATTTAACCAAGATCACATAATTAGCAAGTGGAAGGCCCAAGATTGTGTGTGTGCTCGCGCATGTGTGCGCCATTGACTTAGCAACGTGCAAGATGAGCTTCGAGACATCATCAGGATCCAGTCGTGTAGGAATTTGGGATAAGTGTGGAAATGTATATCCCACATTTCAATATCCAGCCCAGAACCTCTCCCTGACCTGCTGACTGCCCACATGATACCTCCTCTCTCAAGATAGCTGTAGTCCTCTGGAGACCAAGGTATCTTGACCAAATTGAACTCTGGTCTTTTCCCCAAAACCTGTTCTTCCCACATTCTCAGTAAATGCCTCCTCCTTCATTGTCTTATATTCATGTCTGGTCCATCAGCAAATTCCTTCAAAGTGTATTCAGAACCTGATCCTTTCTTCCCACCTCCACTCTTGTCACCCTGGTCCTGTCCACTCTATACCCTGCCTAGACCATCACGGCAGCCTCCTCAGTGGTCTCTGTGCTCCCCACAGTCTTTCTCATATGCAGCAGGGTGACACTGAATACCTGTATCAGGTCACATTTCTCTCTTGCTCAGTACCCTCCTGTGGCTCTATCTCACACAGCAAATGCCAGTGTTCTTTCCATGGCCTTTGCAAGGCCCTTGATCCCTGCATGATCTGTCCCTGTTACTTCTCCACCTGGTCCTTTTACCctgctcactctgctccagctacactagcctcagggcctttgcacttcctCTCTTTACCTGGAACACTCTTCTCCAGATGTCAAGGCTCACCTTCATCTCCTTTAGTTTTTACTCAGATATCATCTCCTCCTTGAGAACTTCTTTGGTCACCCTTCTGGAACTATACTACTAACATTCATATATTAATTTCCCTTTAACTGTTCCGTAGCATTAATCATATCACTATTTGACTCACTGTATAGGTtatcttgtttattgtctgtctctcctctgcaCCCACAGCAGACCATAAacttcatgagggcaggggctTTTGTCTActtcatattttatctttaacatCTAGAAGAgctcttggcacatagtaggggctcagTAACAGTTTATTGAAGGGACGAGTCAGTGGGTGATTTCAGAATGTAGATCCTTACCCCGGCATCGCAGGGACTCTGCCCATCCCTCTTCCACAGAACTTCAGAGGACTGCCTTAAAATTTTCTGAGGTCTCAGACATTCAGCAAGGATTTCATCTTGCTTCTGCTTTGTGCTCAGCATCAGGAAcacagcagagaacaaaacagtTTCCCTGTTCCCCGAGAATTCACAGTGTCAGGGGTAGAGGTTCAAATCGTCAGCTAATCACACAGATatgaaattacaaagaaatgtaGAAAGTGCCATAAGAGCACTTGGCCAGAACCCTAATCTAGATCCTAGGAAGTGGAATTGAAGTGATGAAAGTGTAGGCATTAGGCACTCCAttaaaaggggtgtgtgtgtgtggtgtgtgtgggcgTGGGTGTGTGGTGGTCGGAGCCCAGAGGCTGATGGGGAGCAAGAAGCCTGGTAATGTGGACCCTGTAAGGAGTTGGGTCCTTAACCCCATGTATAATGGAGACTCTCAAAGAACTTTAAGCAGTGAGAGGAGGTGCCATCAGTTCTGTATGTTACAAGATCCCTCTGGCTGTCGTGTGGGGGAACTGACGATGGGGTTAAAGATTGAAGTAGTGAGACCTGTGAAAAGGCTGCTCTCCTGAGATTAAAATAGCCTCCTCTACCGAAGGCCACACATCTTTGTTTCTCCCATCAAGAAGTGGAGTCTCTCTGCCCTCTAATCTAGGCTGGCCCATGATTTGTCTTAACCAGTAGAGTGCAGTGGAAGTGTTGCTGTGCTGGTCGGGGACCTTAAGAGGCCCGCAGTACTGCTTTCACTTTCTTGGGCCCTGGGCTGCTTTACAAAGAAGTCCAGCTACTCCACTGGAGAGAGATGTGTACAGAGAGaggcccagccagcccccagctgTTCCGCTGTTTTAGCTGATGTGCAAGACAAGAGTGATGCCATCTTGGATGTTCTAGCCAAGTTCCCAGCTGACA contains the following coding sequences:
- the DYRK1B gene encoding dual specificity tyrosine-phosphorylation-regulated kinase 1B isoform X1; its protein translation is MLAARPPHWGPHRAPAPRGPRASPDPGLSGGGSRGAGCEKAPPGRAPAPGLAPLRPSEPTMAVPPGHGPFSGFPGPQEHTQVLPDVRLLPRRLPLAFRDATSAPLRKLSVDLIKTYKHINEVYYAKKKRRAQQAPPQDSSTKKEKKVLNHGYDDDNHDYIVRSGERWLERYEIDSLIGKGSFGQVVKAYDHQTQELVAIKIIKNKKAFLNQAQIELRLLELMNQHDTEMKYYIVHLKRHFMFRNHLCLVFELLSYNLYDLLRNTHFRGVSLNLTRKLAQQLCTALLFLATPELSIIHCDLKPENILLCNPKRSAIKIVDFGSSCQLGQRIYQYIQSRFYRSPEVLLGTPYDLAIDMWSLGCILVEMHTGEPLFSGSNEVDQMNRIVEVLGIPPAPMLDQAPKARKYFERLPGGGWTLRRTKELRKDYQGPGTRRLQEVLGVQTGGPGGRRAGEPGHSPADYLRFQDLVLRMLEYEPAARISPLGALQHGFFRRTADEATNTGPAGSSASTSPAPLDTCPSSSTASSISSSGGSSGSSSDNRTYRYSNRYCGGPGPPITDCEMNSPQVPPSQPLRPWAGGDVPHKTHQAPASASSLPGAGAQLPPQPRCLGRPPSPTSPPPPELMDVSLVGGPPDCSPPHPAPAPQHPAASALRTRMTGGRPPLPPPDDPATLGPRLGLRGVPQSTAASS
- the DYRK1B gene encoding dual specificity tyrosine-phosphorylation-regulated kinase 1B isoform X3, with amino-acid sequence MLAARPPHWGPHRAPAPRGPRASPDPGLSGGGSRGAGCEKAPPGRAPAPGLAPLRPSEPTMAVPPGHGPFSGFPGPQEHTQVLPDVRLLPRRLPLAFRDATSAPLRKLSVDLIKTYKHINEVYYAKKKRRAQQAPPQDSSTKKEKKVLNHGYDDDNHDYIVRSGERWLERYEIDSLIGKGSFGQVVKAYDHQTQELVAIKIIKNKKAFLNQAQIELRLLELMNQHDTEMKYYIVHLKRHFMFRNHLCLVFELLSYNLYDLLRNTHFRGVSLNLTRKLAQQLCTALLFLATPELSIIHCDLKPENILLCNPKRSAIKIVDFGSSCQLGQRIYQYIQSRFYRSPEVLLGTPYDLAIDMWSLGCILVEMHTGEPLFSGSNEVDQMNRIVEVLGIPPAPMLDQAPKARKYFERLPGGGWTLRRTKELRKDLVLRMLEYEPAARISPLGALQHGFFRRTADEATNTGPAGSSASTSPAPLDTCPSSSTASSISSSGGSSGSSSDNRTYRYSNRYCGGPGPPITDCEMNSPQVPPSQPLRPWAGGDVPHKTHQAPASASSLPGAGAQLPPQPRCLGRPPSPTSPPPPELMDVSLVGGPPDCSPPHPAPAPQHPAASALRTRMTGGRPPLPPPDDPATLGPRLGLRGVPQSTAASS
- the DYRK1B gene encoding dual specificity tyrosine-phosphorylation-regulated kinase 1B isoform X2, whose translation is MLAARPPHWGPHRAPAPRGPRASPDPGLSGGGSRGAGCEKAPPGRAPAPGLAPLRPSEPTMAVPPGHGPFSGFPGPQEHTQVLPDVRLLPRRLPLAFRDATSAPLRKLSVDLIKTYKHINEVYYAKKKRRAQQAPPQDSSTKKEKKVLNHGYDDDNHDYIVRSGERWLERYEIDSLIGKGSFGQVVKAYDHQTQELVAIKIIKNKKAFLNQAQIELRLLELMNQHDTEMKYYIVHLKRHFMFRNHLCLVFELLSYNLYDLLRNTHFRGVSLNLTRKLAQQLCTALLFLATPELSIIHCDLKPENILLCNPKRSAIKIVDFGSSCQLGQRIYQYIQSRFYRSPEVLLGTPYDLAIDMWSLGCILVEMHTGEPLFSGSNEVDQMNRIVEVLGIPPAPMLDQAPKARKYFERLPGGGWTLRRTKELRKDYQGPGTRRLQEDLVLRMLEYEPAARISPLGALQHGFFRRTADEATNTGPAGSSASTSPAPLDTCPSSSTASSISSSGGSSGSSSDNRTYRYSNRYCGGPGPPITDCEMNSPQVPPSQPLRPWAGGDVPHKTHQAPASASSLPGAGAQLPPQPRCLGRPPSPTSPPPPELMDVSLVGGPPDCSPPHPAPAPQHPAASALRTRMTGGRPPLPPPDDPATLGPRLGLRGVPQSTAASS
- the DYRK1B gene encoding dual specificity tyrosine-phosphorylation-regulated kinase 1B isoform X4, with the protein product MLAARPPHWGPHRAPAPRGPRASPDPGLSGGGSRGAGCEKAPPGRAPAPGLAPLRPSEPTMAVPPGHGPFSGFPGPQEHTQVLPDVRLLPRRLPLAFRDATSAPLRKLSVDLIKTYKHINEVYYAKKKRRAQQAPPQDSSTKKEKKVLNHGYDDDNHDYIVRSGERWLERYEIDSLIGKGSFGQVVKAYDHQTQELVAIKIIKNKKAFLNQAQIELRLLELMNQHDTEMKYYIVHLKRHFMFRNHLCLVFELLSYNLYDLLRNTHFRGVSLNLTRKLAQQLCTALLFLATPELSIIHCDLKPENILLCNPKRSAIKIVDFGSSCQLGQRIYQYIQSRFYRSPEVLLGTPYDLAIDMWSLGCILVEMHTGEPLFSGSNEVDQMNRIVEVLGIPPAPMLDQAPKARKYFERLPGGGWTLRRTKELRKDYQGPGTRRLQEVLGVQTGGPGGRRAGEPGHSPADYLRFQDLVLRMLEYEPAARISPLGALQHGFFRRTADEATNTGPAGSSASTSPAPLDTCPSSSTASSISSSGGSSGSSSDNRTYRYSNRYCGGPGPPITDCEMNSPQI
- the DYRK1B gene encoding dual specificity tyrosine-phosphorylation-regulated kinase 1B isoform X5, which codes for MGEGLWGEDFGVTGLSGGGSRGAGCEKAPPGRAPAPGLAPLRPSEPTMAVPPGHGPFSGFPGPQEHTQVLPDVRLLPRRLPLAFRDATSAPLRKLSVDLIKTYKHINEVYYAKKKRRAQQAPPQDSSTKKEKKVLNHGYDDDNHDYIVRSGERWLERYEIDSLIGKGSFGQVVKAYDHQTQELVAIKIIKNKKAFLNQAQIELRLLELMNQHDTEMKYYIVHLKRHFMFRNHLCLVFELLSYNLYDLLRNTHFRGVSLNLTRKLAQQLCTALLFLATPELSIIHCDLKPENILLCNPKRSAIKIVDFGSSCQLGQRIYQYIQSRFYRSPEVLLGTPYDLAIDMWSLGCILVEMHTGEPLFSGSNEVDQMNRIVEVLGIPPAPMLDQAPKARKYFERLPGGGWTLRRTKELRKDLVLRMLEYEPAARISPLGALQHGFFRRTADEATNTGPAGSSASTSPAPLDTCPSSSTASSISSSGGSSGSSSDNRTYRYSNRYCGGPGPPITDCEMNSPQVPPSQPLRPWAGGDVPHKTHQAPASASSLPGAGAQLPPQPRCLGRPPSPTSPPPPELMDVSLVGGPPDCSPPHPAPAPQHPAASALRTRMTGGRPPLPPPDDPATLGPRLGLRGVPQSTAASS